The Eubacteriaceae bacterium Marseille-Q4139 genome has a window encoding:
- the rpiB gene encoding ribose 5-phosphate isomerase B yields the protein MKLAIGCDEAAYRLKKVIMDHLDEKGIEYQDFGAAEGETVLYPDVAVQVAEAVARHEFERAILVCGTGIGMSITANKVPGVRAAVCHDAYSAQRARMSNDAQILCMGERVIGVELAKVLVDIWLESEFSGGRSLPKVERINAYEKKFLKEPVQ from the coding sequence GTGAAGCTGGCAATCGGATGTGATGAGGCGGCGTACCGCCTGAAAAAGGTGATTATGGATCATCTCGACGAAAAGGGGATCGAATATCAGGATTTCGGTGCGGCAGAGGGGGAGACGGTTCTCTACCCGGATGTGGCGGTGCAGGTGGCTGAGGCCGTGGCGCGCCATGAGTTTGAGCGGGCGATTCTCGTCTGCGGCACGGGAATCGGCATGTCGATTACGGCCAACAAGGTGCCGGGAGTCCGGGCTGCCGTCTGCCATGACGCTTATTCGGCGCAGCGGGCGCGGATGAGCAACGATGCTCAGATCCTCTGCATGGGTGAGCGGGTGATCGGTGTGGAACTGGCGAAGGTTCTTGTGGATATCTGGCTGGAAAGTGAGTTTTCCGGTGGACGGTCGCTTCCGAAGGTGGAGAGGATCAATGCCTATGAAAAGAAGTTTTTAAAGGAACCGGTTCAGTAA